TAATTGGCTATGGAGGGAGTAACAATCAATATCAGTAACCGCTAAATAAACAATGAAAAAGAAATGGTGTTAATGTTGACTTGAATTTGCAGAAAGGTAAAGGTAAAGGTAAAGGTAAAGGTAAAGGTAAAGGTAAAGGTAAAGGCTCACTCAGTATCAGCAGTTCATCTCTCAAATTCACTGATATACCATAGTCGTAGCAACGATTACGGAGCGCGAACCATGGGTTTCAGGGTTTCTATTCTACTCCTTTTTCTCTTGGTTaccttcctttcctcctcaccgCAGGTAATCTATCCTTCTTTCCCTCGCTCTCTTCAAATAAATAGGAGTAATTAAATTGTGGTACATGAAATTGCATAAGCACGATCATCGAAAACCTTgctttttatcattttgagaTAACTTATATGTGTTCGTGCTTGTCGCTGCTTTCCATTTCTTcagtttttttctttatttttttggcAATAGGCATTTTCAGAAGAAGAATCATCTTTGCCGGAGCTCTCGTTAAGACTGTCGTCGTCTTTCTCCAAATCACTCTCTAATCTGCAAAAGGAGATCAAGTAATCCTCTGTGTATTCACAAACACcatttatgtgtattttgtgagaTTCCTCTGCGTATAACAGTTGAAGATTTTCTCTATACTTAAATTTGTTGAAATTATTCCGTGCTAGCTATACATTTAAGGGAGTTGGATTGCTGCGACGTGCAATGACGCACTCCTCCTACTCAGAGGAGAACAACAAGGCTCTGAGTGTGTTGGGCGAAAGTGTCATTGAAACCTCTGTGGCGCTGCAATCACTGAGGAGAGATGTGGATATTTCTGCCAAGGA
This sequence is a window from Salvia splendens isolate huo1 chromosome 14, SspV2, whole genome shotgun sequence. Protein-coding genes within it:
- the LOC121763420 gene encoding protein NUCLEAR FUSION DEFECTIVE 2-like, whose protein sequence is MGFRVSILLLFLLVTFLSSSPQAFSEEESSLPELSLRLSSSFSKSLSNLQKEINYTFKGVGLLRRAMTHSSYSEENNKALSVLGESVIETSVALQSLRRDVDISAKDLNLAITEASKVEGSCNAEGIRLGLQNIVRVASNTNATSPSVVCGAFRALFGAIAIDAGSSDEAGEVYGKIRAGVGRAVTV